From a single Fulvivirga ulvae genomic region:
- a CDS encoding mechanosensitive ion channel family protein has protein sequence MKRLIILYFLLIAFGISGFAQEENDTVSRALVVVPVDSVEVKIVKADSSELDQVERDVVEGVKDDLPQISKIISLGKVFWTIIFILIGFVFVRFLGSILEKLAEKSTNYRITIKGLIPVVKISIWLFVIFIVIAGIFRPKIATVLAVTASIGIAVGFAAQDILKNVFGGIMILFDRPFQVGDKIEAGEYYGEVVEIGLRSTRIVTPDDSLVSIPNGELMNKSVSNSNSGAADCQVVAEIYLPITVDTESVRQIAIEAAQVSRFIYLNKPIVVLFFNEVKERRSYLKMRLKAYVSDIRNEFAFKSDMTEIVMRELLRNKLVDPDDLK, from the coding sequence GTGAAAAGATTGATCATACTATACTTTCTGCTGATTGCATTCGGCATTAGCGGATTTGCCCAGGAAGAGAATGATACTGTTTCCAGGGCTTTGGTTGTGGTGCCGGTTGATAGTGTGGAAGTGAAAATTGTAAAGGCTGATTCTTCTGAATTAGACCAGGTAGAGAGGGATGTGGTTGAAGGTGTAAAAGATGACCTGCCACAGATCTCAAAAATTATCTCTTTGGGGAAAGTATTCTGGACCATCATATTTATCCTCATCGGTTTTGTCTTTGTAAGGTTTTTAGGCTCTATACTGGAAAAGCTTGCCGAGAAAAGCACTAATTACAGAATTACAATCAAAGGGCTGATCCCGGTGGTGAAGATATCGATCTGGCTTTTCGTAATCTTTATTGTTATTGCAGGCATCTTCAGGCCTAAAATTGCTACTGTTCTGGCTGTTACCGCATCTATCGGTATTGCTGTTGGCTTTGCCGCTCAGGATATTCTGAAAAATGTATTTGGAGGCATTATGATCCTTTTTGACAGACCCTTTCAGGTAGGAGATAAAATTGAAGCAGGGGAATATTATGGCGAAGTAGTGGAAATAGGGCTGAGGTCAACCCGGATAGTAACGCCGGATGATTCGCTGGTGAGCATACCGAACGGGGAGCTGATGAACAAGTCAGTATCCAACTCCAATAGCGGTGCTGCAGACTGCCAGGTAGTGGCGGAGATATATTTGCCGATAACGGTAGATACCGAAAGTGTGCGCCAGATAGCTATAGAAGCAGCCCAGGTTTCCAGGTTCATATATCTAAATAAACCTATCGTAGTACTCTTTTTTAACGAGGTAAAAGAGCGCAGGTCATACCTGAAAATGAGATTAAAAGCCTATGTTTCTGATATTAGAAACGAATTTGCTTTCAAAAGTGATATGACGGAGATCGTAATGCGGGAACTGCTGCGCAATAAACTCGTAGACCCTGATGACCTGAAATAA
- a CDS encoding ATP-binding protein — translation MNTELKDQYNKFKLIVEDDFVAVLHAKIEAQVSFLEKVEALQRKIAGERLKADLISDGLRKTCTYKRALLDLVEQRFELPERANFDSDFTSFNLHAEEYTDQLAEVVDLPQNIKRFEPQQGDSALLRFGKWWKRFFYTISKWPEKTRNGFRRLFKKQTVPLRPWRHRVRLRNLTTYYLKEKLPTELQVLLTRMYQDFSISSKVCWEVDSKIDRAFEAYLHGEEHAYIVDETIVARIHDVVAHLRKLKNELQEEADAIYTRIFEQYSTAYEKTGTIEISNGRFRSRKIKKQHRSLKSHYRSLVNGWNNTLLVLSDDWEIDLEIYVIIYTSLEVYYNTRENLKTRLEIVTSRKLNEIKSVLEDTRMHLRDHQKGEDLKELIKSELGNLRERLTPSLLPEANDLILAQDFPALVNNLESETDRLIQGISTRRSVMKGEAYDQPIRTNALNFVSPYELINFESWPLFQKILKSVKLSITDNLNEVQNDIIDVGQIAEFNLESALSLFDDDARSDDPARIAAEGIERTIEKVETISDKLKGLQQSIDDDLYRGLEKFNGSLIKFTNNENIYDIRVRIAKGKALDRSTRFKEKLVHNIRNFLPTVMIYIRTRYRKVAAFVMETSKKIGITGQQKDISTELADFLAETEKSIGKLPFVYQRLFRTDPLTDVNFFEGRKTEMLQLNNAYNNWTKGRFASVVITGEKGSGVTTLLNFFLNDLTTSSKVYRFSVEGHVETPTEMLSFFSLQFDSKFDTFDKLIVFLNQQKRVVVLENIQKLYLKRVSGFAALRLFSELISHTSKYTFWVVGGTRYAWEYLHKTINLSDHFSYHIPLKDFDNQAIVNMINKRHKVSGYNIRFEPAPSDLNQRKFKKLSDTEQQAGLRDSYFNNLNKIAKSNVSLALIYWLRSAKEITGNTIVIGSMKDKDFSFMNNLPANKVFALASLLFHDGMSEEGFCKVTGYSPGKARAVLQPMFEDGIIVLNKNEYQINPLLYRQTVSMLKMKNIIH, via the coding sequence ATGAATACTGAGCTAAAAGATCAATATAATAAGTTTAAGCTTATCGTTGAGGACGACTTTGTGGCAGTACTCCATGCGAAGATCGAAGCTCAGGTTAGTTTTCTTGAAAAGGTTGAAGCACTGCAAAGAAAAATTGCAGGAGAAAGACTAAAGGCAGATCTGATTTCCGATGGCCTCAGAAAAACCTGTACCTACAAGCGTGCCCTGCTGGACCTTGTGGAACAAAGGTTTGAATTACCGGAGAGGGCCAATTTTGATAGCGATTTTACTTCTTTTAACCTCCACGCCGAAGAATATACAGACCAACTTGCAGAGGTGGTCGATCTACCTCAGAACATAAAGCGATTTGAGCCTCAGCAAGGTGATTCAGCACTGCTCAGGTTTGGTAAATGGTGGAAAAGATTCTTTTACACTATTTCAAAATGGCCGGAAAAAACACGTAATGGCTTTCGAAGGCTTTTCAAAAAGCAAACCGTTCCGTTAAGGCCTTGGCGTCATCGGGTGAGGCTGAGAAACCTAACCACATACTACTTAAAGGAGAAACTGCCAACAGAATTGCAGGTACTTCTCACCAGGATGTACCAGGACTTTTCCATATCGTCAAAAGTTTGCTGGGAGGTTGACAGTAAAATAGATAGAGCCTTTGAAGCTTATTTACATGGGGAGGAGCATGCCTATATAGTAGATGAGACAATCGTTGCACGCATCCATGATGTAGTGGCTCACCTTCGTAAGCTGAAAAATGAACTACAGGAAGAGGCAGACGCTATATACACCCGTATTTTTGAACAGTACTCGACGGCCTATGAAAAAACAGGGACTATTGAGATATCCAACGGAAGATTCCGTTCACGGAAGATAAAAAAACAGCACAGATCGCTGAAAAGCCACTATAGGTCGCTGGTTAATGGATGGAATAACACACTGCTGGTCTTGTCTGATGATTGGGAAATAGACCTTGAGATTTATGTTATCATTTATACCAGCCTGGAGGTATACTACAACACCCGGGAAAACCTGAAAACAAGGCTTGAAATAGTTACTTCCCGCAAACTGAATGAAATTAAATCGGTACTTGAAGATACAAGAATGCACCTTCGAGACCATCAGAAAGGTGAGGACTTAAAAGAGCTAATTAAAAGTGAGCTGGGTAACCTCAGAGAACGGTTAACACCCTCTCTTCTGCCCGAGGCCAACGATCTCATACTTGCCCAGGATTTCCCTGCGTTAGTAAATAATCTGGAATCGGAAACAGATCGGCTCATCCAGGGTATCTCTACCCGCAGGTCCGTAATGAAGGGTGAGGCTTATGACCAACCCATAAGAACGAACGCATTAAACTTCGTGTCTCCGTATGAGTTGATCAATTTTGAGTCATGGCCACTATTCCAAAAAATACTCAAATCAGTTAAACTGTCGATTACAGACAACCTCAATGAGGTCCAGAATGATATTATAGATGTAGGGCAGATAGCTGAATTTAACCTGGAGTCGGCGCTGTCACTATTTGATGACGATGCGAGGTCTGACGACCCGGCCCGGATAGCAGCAGAGGGGATCGAACGGACTATTGAAAAAGTAGAGACAATCTCGGATAAACTAAAAGGGCTACAGCAATCCATTGATGACGATCTTTACAGAGGACTTGAAAAGTTTAATGGCAGCCTCATCAAGTTTACCAACAATGAGAATATTTATGACATACGCGTACGGATAGCTAAGGGCAAGGCCCTGGATCGCAGTACGCGGTTTAAGGAAAAGCTGGTACATAACATCAGGAATTTCCTTCCCACGGTTATGATCTATATCAGGACCAGGTACAGAAAAGTGGCTGCTTTTGTGATGGAGACGTCCAAAAAGATTGGTATAACTGGTCAGCAAAAGGATATTTCCACCGAGCTGGCAGACTTCCTCGCCGAAACTGAAAAATCCATAGGAAAACTTCCCTTTGTTTATCAAAGACTCTTCAGAACTGACCCGCTGACGGATGTTAACTTCTTTGAGGGGAGAAAAACGGAGATGCTGCAACTCAACAATGCGTATAACAACTGGACCAAAGGACGTTTTGCTTCGGTAGTAATAACCGGAGAAAAGGGTAGTGGAGTTACAACCCTGCTGAATTTTTTTCTCAATGACCTGACCACCAGTAGTAAGGTATACCGTTTTTCTGTTGAAGGTCATGTGGAGACTCCCACTGAAATGCTCAGCTTCTTTTCCTTGCAGTTCGATAGCAAGTTTGATACGTTCGATAAATTGATCGTTTTCCTTAACCAGCAAAAGCGCGTGGTAGTACTTGAGAATATTCAAAAGCTTTACCTGAAGCGAGTAAGTGGTTTTGCTGCATTAAGGCTATTTTCCGAGTTGATCTCCCATACCAGCAAATATACCTTTTGGGTGGTGGGTGGAACCCGGTATGCCTGGGAATACCTACACAAAACAATTAATTTATCTGACCATTTCAGTTACCATATACCGCTTAAGGATTTTGATAACCAGGCAATTGTTAACATGATCAATAAACGACACAAAGTAAGCGGTTATAACATACGGTTTGAGCCGGCACCATCAGACCTTAACCAGAGAAAGTTTAAAAAACTAAGTGATACCGAACAGCAGGCGGGTTTACGTGACAGCTACTTCAATAATTTGAATAAAATAGCCAAGAGCAATGTAAGCCTCGCTTTAATATACTGGCTAAGGTCTGCCAAGGAGATTACGGGAAACACTATAGTGATAGGCTCCATGAAGGACAAAGACTTTTCGTTTATGAATAATCTGCCTGCCAATAAGGTTTTCGCTCTGGCCAGCCTGTTGTTTCATGATGGCATGAGTGAAGAAGGGTTTTGTAAGGTTACTGGCTATTCGCCAGGGAAAGCCAGAGCTGTTTTGCAGCCCATGTTTGAAGATGGGATTATAGTACTGAATAAAAACGAATATCAGATTAACCCATTGCTTTACAGACAAACAGTGTCGATGTTAAAAATGAAAAACATAATTCATTAG
- a CDS encoding succinylglutamate desuccinylase/aspartoacylase family protein, whose product MPEIVIDGHKVARGEELQINALIARLPTRTPINIPVFVSRAKKAGPTLLVMAGVHGDETNGIEIMRRIIRNKYYKPTCGTVIAIPVFNVYGFINHSRGLPDGKDLNRSFPGSKNGSLASRVAYFMTNEILPQVDFGIDFHTGGASHNNYPQIRAHFQSEVEFEMAKAFGAPFIIESPFRDKSLRKTAARAGKPILVYEGGETLRLRKQVLDVGVSGMLRVMKHLGMRDDAPEPVHDPIFIKSSVWVRAKHAGLHHAHVRNGNKIERNQNLGLITDPYGQFEKIIKSPVNGYVIGINNYPVVNMGDALLHIGSE is encoded by the coding sequence ATGCCTGAAATTGTCATAGATGGACATAAAGTTGCCAGGGGCGAAGAACTGCAGATCAACGCTCTGATTGCTCGTTTACCTACAAGAACGCCCATAAACATACCAGTGTTTGTAAGCAGAGCCAAAAAGGCGGGGCCTACACTGCTCGTTATGGCTGGCGTTCATGGAGACGAAACCAACGGTATAGAGATCATGCGGAGGATCATCCGCAATAAATATTATAAACCCACATGTGGTACGGTGATAGCCATACCGGTTTTTAACGTTTACGGGTTTATTAACCATTCCCGGGGATTACCCGATGGTAAGGATCTTAACCGCTCATTTCCCGGATCTAAAAACGGCTCACTGGCAAGCAGAGTGGCCTATTTTATGACGAATGAAATACTGCCCCAGGTAGATTTTGGAATAGACTTCCATACCGGAGGTGCCAGTCACAATAACTACCCTCAGATCAGGGCACATTTTCAGTCAGAAGTAGAGTTTGAAATGGCCAAGGCCTTTGGCGCTCCTTTTATTATTGAGTCTCCGTTCAGAGATAAATCACTAAGGAAAACTGCGGCACGTGCAGGAAAACCAATATTGGTTTATGAGGGAGGGGAAACACTGAGACTCAGGAAGCAGGTACTGGACGTGGGAGTATCAGGTATGCTGAGGGTAATGAAGCACTTAGGCATGCGCGATGATGCACCTGAACCTGTTCATGATCCCATATTTATAAAATCATCGGTTTGGGTGCGCGCCAAACATGCAGGGCTACACCACGCCCATGTGCGTAATGGCAATAAAATTGAAAGAAACCAGAACCTGGGGCTAATAACAGATCCATACGGACAATTTGAAAAAATTATAAAATCGCCGGTCAACGGCTATGTAATAGGTATCAATAATTACCCTGTAGTAAACATGGGTGATGCTTTGCTCCATATCGGAAGCGAATAA
- the rimK gene encoding 30S ribosomal protein S6--L-glutamate ligase: MQIGILSRNSDLYSTKRLVEASEQRGHQVEVIDHLKCTIVMEQNKPSILYHGRSLDYIDAIVPRIGASVTFYGSAVVRQFEMMKVFTAVESQALIRSRDKLRSLQILSRAGLGLPKTVFTNYSRDTDDILNAVGGAPVIIKLLEGTQGLGVVLADNRKSAASVIEAFHGLKARVIVQEFVKEAGGADIRAFIVDGQVVGAMKRQAKEGEFRSNLHRGGTSSIIKLSRKEKSTAIEAAKKMGLGVAGVDMLQSSRGPLILEVNSSPGLEGIENATGVDIAGKIVEYLERNAGKKKGKIQKDKVNA, translated from the coding sequence ATGCAAATTGGCATACTATCTAGAAACTCTGACCTGTACTCTACCAAAAGGCTTGTGGAGGCATCTGAGCAAAGGGGGCATCAAGTTGAAGTAATAGATCATTTAAAATGCACCATTGTAATGGAGCAAAATAAGCCCTCCATTCTTTATCACGGGCGTTCATTGGATTATATTGATGCTATTGTTCCGAGAATAGGTGCTTCGGTGACGTTTTATGGCTCGGCGGTAGTCCGGCAGTTTGAAATGATGAAGGTTTTTACTGCTGTGGAATCGCAGGCACTCATCCGTTCGAGAGATAAGCTTAGGAGTTTGCAGATCCTTTCCAGGGCAGGGCTGGGGTTGCCCAAAACCGTGTTTACCAACTATTCTCGTGATACTGACGATATCCTGAATGCTGTAGGTGGAGCGCCGGTAATTATTAAACTTCTGGAAGGCACTCAAGGTTTAGGCGTGGTATTAGCAGATAACAGAAAATCTGCTGCATCTGTAATAGAAGCATTTCATGGACTGAAAGCGCGGGTGATCGTACAGGAATTTGTAAAAGAAGCAGGAGGGGCCGATATTCGGGCCTTTATAGTAGACGGGCAGGTTGTTGGAGCTATGAAAAGACAGGCTAAGGAAGGCGAGTTCAGGTCTAATCTGCATCGTGGAGGTACCTCAAGTATAATTAAACTCTCCAGGAAAGAAAAAAGCACAGCTATCGAAGCTGCAAAAAAAATGGGGCTGGGTGTAGCAGGTGTGGATATGCTGCAATCATCACGTGGACCACTTATTCTTGAGGTAAATTCATCTCCGGGCCTTGAGGGTATTGAGAATGCGACGGGGGTAGATATTGCCGGAAAGATAGTAGAATACCTGGAACGCAATGCAGGAAAGAAAAAAGGTAAAATACAAAAGGATAAAGTGAATGCCTGA
- a CDS encoding ATP-dependent zinc protease family protein encodes MREKQIIGRYDKIDLPDLHLFELDAKIDTGAYSSAIHYHHAEVIEKDGKKVLHFTLLDPTHPDYNDKSFYFDKFEERNIKNSFGDSERRFVIKATITIFGKNYETDFSLSDRGSLKFPILLGRKLLQKGFVVDVAKSNLSYKLKNKK; translated from the coding sequence TTATCGGCCGCTATGATAAAATTGACCTGCCAGATCTGCATCTTTTTGAACTGGATGCGAAAATAGATACAGGAGCATATTCATCGGCCATTCATTATCATCATGCGGAGGTTATCGAGAAAGACGGGAAAAAAGTATTGCACTTTACACTTCTGGACCCTACCCATCCGGACTACAATGATAAGAGCTTCTATTTTGATAAATTTGAGGAAAGAAATATTAAAAACTCGTTTGGTGATTCGGAGAGGAGGTTTGTGATCAAAGCGACCATTACAATTTTCGGCAAGAATTATGAAACAGATTTTTCACTGAGTGACAGAGGCAGTCTTAAATTTCCTATTTTGCTGGGGAGAAAACTATTGCAGAAGGGGTTTGTTGTTGATGTAGCCAAGTCTAACCTATCATACAAATTAAAAAACAAGAAATAA